The DNA segment TTCACCTGGAGCTACGATGCACCCAGCAACATCCTGTACATCAACTGTGCCCCCGGCGCCATTCCGCTGTTTGATTAAGGAGGGATGAATGATGGAAAAGGCACTGGTCATGTTGGTGATCGCCTTCTTTGCCGTTATCGTCGGTAAAATCTTCAAAAACAATGCACTGGCGGCGGCCGGCAAACAGCTGTTGTTCATGTTCTTCGGGTATCTCTTTCCACTCGCAATGGGCTTCGTCGCGTTTGTGGTCGTGACAGCCTATCTTGACACTTACAGCCGTGCTTTTTCAGAATTGTCCAAGCTTGGTATAGGGCTCCTTGCTATGGTAGTTGTTTCGTTCATCTTCTCTACCTTCATGGCCAAATTGGGAGCCTTCCGCGATTACCACGAAGTCGCCAGAGAAGTGGCAAGAAAAGAGGAAGAGGAGAGAAGAAAGAAAAGAACCATTCGAGGAAAATACTAAAGCCGCGGTGTAAAACCGCGGCTATTTCTTTTCCTCAGGAAGTCTATCAATTAATCCAAGTTTCCAGGCTTCCCTGGCAAAGCGCTTCGCAGCCATAGCGACTCTTCGCATGGCTTTATTAAGACGGGGGTGATAGAATTTACCTTCTTTAGCAGCCCAATTGCAGACTTCAAATCCTGGTTTAAACAAGCCATTTTCCCACTTTGAATGATCCTGATATGCACTCTCCGCATTGGTTGCCCAGGCAAGCCTGGAATTAAGCTCCGAGATCTGTTCGCCTAGCCTCTTTTGGATCTCTTTGAATACAAGATACCGTCGTGACGGCCATATCCAGTGGAATATATTCACTCCCATGCTGGTTGTAATTCGGGCTTTCTTACTATATAGCGCATTTATCCGATCATTAATAGCTTCTTTTATTACCTTGACTGCCTCATAGACACGTTCATTTAGACGCTCCCTAGCCATTTCATAGTCAAGAGTACGCAAAGCATTTGAAATAGAGCGGCCAAACAGAACACCAAAAATTGCCCCCAAAATTCCACCTACCGCTGCTCCAAACGGGCCACCTACCGCCCCGCCTATGGCCATGCCGACTTTACCGCCAACCCATCCGCCGCCACCTACCAGAACGGTACTTTTAAGTATATTCGATGTTGCTTCATAGAAATCAATCCGCCCATCCAGCCATCGTCCGCCTTCCCTGATTGTATTCAAAGCCAACGTAGCTACGGGTACATGTATCGGCAAAGATTGAAGCCCATCAATACCCTCAATTGTGCTGTGAACATGCTCAACAACCTGAGAATGAAACAGATCGTGGTCTACAATGACATGGCTGTTGTCTGCGAAATAATGCCCCATCTCGGCGTTAACAATAACCGGAATATCGGGGAACTTGTCCAAATGTTCCTTAATAATATCAGGATCCATTACGCATTTTACCTGCATCGGATGTCCGTCAACCAATAGATCCCATCCTTCTTGATTTGGAGCATCTGGGAACTCCACCACATGTCCCTCGCTAACCAAATGCGCCCCAACCAACTGCTCTGCCGTGTACCCCTGCAGTCTTGCAAACGAACCGGCCACAGAAGCCGCATCCCCAGACAAAAACTGATCATTAACATAATCTTTAAGCTTGTTGAACGTATCCAAATCCAATTTGCTGGAGAAATCCATTGCTTTCAGCACACGGTCGTCAATCATCGCTAGCGCATGTACAGCATCATAAGTTGTAACCGCTGCCACCGCCCCTGGCTCAATCACCTTAAACCACGGGTCATCAGCAATCTTCTGTTTGATTTCGTCCTCTGTCGCCAGAGGTTGTCTGAGTTCCAAATCAAGCTTTTTATACCTCCATCTGCGAATCAATATAAATCCTACTACGCCAAGAGAAAACCAAAACCAAGACACCTTATCCCCCTCACAAATCAATAACGGCTGCAAAAACACGCAGCCGCCCTGTTTTGCTTCCAGCAACCCGGCTGCCATAGCTATAAGCCTTAGGCCCGTGGCTTTGCGTCCCCGCCTTTCGACAGGTTTGCCCTTATCGGATATATGCTCTTGTCCCAATTTTACCATACATTCCAGCGCAGATAAAGATTCCCAATTAACCAACAATACGGACACACCTGTTCTGCTCGTCCCAGGTTACCGAAGCGCCCAAAGCTTCGGCTGCAAACCTGACTGGCACCAAGGTTCTGCCGTTAACAATTATCGGCTGCTGATCCATAATAATTATACTATCCGTAGTGCTGCCATCTTGATATGATGTACGCTTAAAACATCTAAAATCTCCTGGTATAACGACCGCCGAAAGCACTTTAATCTTTTCCCCTCCGATATACCTTGCTGCCCCTATCGCCTGAAGTTTCTCATCCCAAATCACCTGGCCGTCCATCATTTCTACTACACGTCTTAATGGGACAAGCGTGCGGCCATTTACAATTACCGCCGGCACTTCTGTATTAACTTCAACGCCATTTACATACACCCGTATTATCTTTATATCTGGTATGTCTGAATTAGAAGCCTGTGATTCTTTGGACCGTGATGCCTCGGATTGTGATACTTCAGACTGTGGTGCTTCAGGCAGCGATACTTCAGGTTGAGGTTCCACGGGTTGTGATACTTCAGGTTGTGATACTTCAGGTTGTGATACTTCAGGTTGTGATACTTCAGGTTGTGATACTTCAGGTTGAGGTTTCTCAGGTTGTGGTATTACGGGTTGAGGTATTACGGGTTGAGGTATTACGGGTTGTGGTTCTCCTCTAATAGCCCTAATAAAGTCAAAAACATCTTTCATAGCCGCTTGCCAATCAAAGACATTGTCTTTTGTCCAGTATCCACGCGGTGGCGATAGCGGTGGCGGCGATGTTTCAATTTGCGGCAACATAGGCGGCAATATGGGCTGTCTGGGTATAAATACCGGCGGTGCTGAAGTGTTAATCAACTCAGAGTCCCAAATATGTGCCTCCTGGTTCCTATCGGGAATTATAATCTTTGAGCCCACACCAGCAAAGATACCGGGCGAATAAATGTACACGGTCTTTCCTTCATAAAAAGGCAAAGAAATAACCCCGACCCCGTACTCAATCAAATAGCTTTCCCCGTTCTTTCTCACAATAATAGCCTTGTAGTCCGAATCAAATACCTTCTGCAAATAAACTGCCTCCATCCCCGCTAGGGCGGCCTGCACAGGACATAGCACTGTCAAAAAGACCGCTACCACCATAAGCCATATCTTTCTTCGCAAATCATTCACCTCCTCTCTATTCCAAATTGCCCTAGACTTTATCTTTCACCCGCAAAATTCTACTTCTCCTCAATGAAAAGATAATGCGTAGCGCGGCTAATCGCTGTATAGAGCGCACGAGCATGAAAGGGATTTCTGCGATCATAGAACATTAATTTAGCTACCAAAACAGCGTCAAATTCCAGGCCGCCAGATTCATGCACACTTAATATAAACACCTCTTTATCATCTACCTTGCCAACCTGTTGCTTTAGCCTATTAGCCTCCTCTTGAGATGGGCAGATAATTGCAACTCTTTGAATATCGTTATTTATTCTGACAAAATTGAGAAAACCATCTACACTAGTACGAACAACCTTAGCGTCCGAAGGTAATACGGCGCGCAATTTTTCGGCATATGCAGGGAACCTCTCTTCCAGAACCCACCTGGCCATATTGACAATGGGTTCAGCAGAGCGATAACAATAACTCAAAGAAGTAAAAGATACATTAGAGCCGAGACACTCAACCCTCTGCTGCCAGGACTGGTTTGAGATATTCCCATAAACAGACATAGAAAGTTGCACGATATCTCCGCAAAGGGTTATAGATCCGCCAGGTTTCAAATACATAGACAGCACTTTTAGCCAGACTGGTGACAGATTTTGTGCCTCATCAATAAAGATATATGAATAGTGGCGCTCAACACCATATACTTTAGCATGTAAATACAATAGAGCTCCCAAATCATCTATAGTCCACTTCGGGTGGTTTGCAGAATTATATTTACCACCTCTTTTATAGACATATTTTGAATCATTTATAGCCTGACTCGGATCCGGCAACATCTCAAGCAAATCTTGAGCAATCTTCCTGTATTGTGGAACAATATACCCTTGAAACAGATTCTCGGACTTTAAGTTATCCTTAATGTATGAATATGACAGACGATCTGACACTTTTTTATACATTTCCTTTTTTTCAACAGCAAAGAAATTACCAAATATTCTATCCTTTAAATTAGAATATTTGGGCCATAGTATGTTAAATACCATAGCCTTCAATCTGGAATGTAATTCATTATATATCTCGTCTATCCTGGAGCTGCTCGACAAGACATTGGCAGCCAGTTTTCTAATTGTCGAAGCATCAATTATTCTTTCTTTATCATACTTCAAAACTGGTAACGCATTAATAGCATTAGACAATGATTGTTTCAGTACTTGATCAAGCAAGGCTGTATCACTGTATCTATTAACAATTTCCTTTCCAAAGTCCACACCAGCTGCAAATCGCCAGACATTCACCGAATTAGGTCTTATATTCTGATTATTTTTGCCTACATTTGCATTAAAGAATTCTGTCAACGTCATTTGCGGAACACCATAGATATACATTTCCGGCAAGATGCCGCGAATTTGAGAAAGCAACATTTCACTTGGAGACAACACTAATATATCCTCTGGTTTACAACCAGTAGCGTAAACACAGTACGCAACCCTATGAAGCAGAACAACGGTTTTTCCTGTCCCTGCCGCCCCTTGAATGACAAGGTGATTATCAAACGGTTGCCTAATAACCTCATTTTGTTCGGCCTGTATCGATTGAACAATACCCTTAAACCGCTCTGCGCCAGAACGCCGCAAATGCCGTTCCAAAAACAGATCAATTCTGTTTGCCGACGAAACACCGCCGCCTTGCACATACAGATCTTCCATATTAAGTAATTCATCATGTCTCACATCTAACTTTCGAACTAACTTTAGTTTGCCGCGAATCACTCCTTCAGGAGCCACATATTTATCGTCTCGTGAATAATACAGAGAACCTATTGGAGAACGCCAGTCAATAATGCTAATATCACATACATCGCTCATATTCGGAGCACAGGTAGGTAATGTAGTTATATAGTTCCGCTCGGGGATATCTTTGCCTTCTGCAACAAAGTCAATGCGTCCAAAATACATAGATTCCATTATATCGTTAAGCGCCCTAATTTGAGTTTTTATATCACTTATTCTGGCACGGTTATATTGGTAATCAATAATTCGCTCAATGTCTCCAAAATATCTCTCATTTTCACGTACCGAATCGTCAATCCGCGCTTCCATTTTGCCCACATACTCTCGCACTTGATTATATGTCCGTTTTAAAACCTCAACCTCTTCTTGCTTTTGTTTATCCATTATTGCTCACACCTCGCCCCAATACCCAATTGGATATAAGCAAATAGAACAGAGTACATCAGCTCGGCACTCGTAACTTGCATTGGCTATAGCTATGAAAACTACTTTCTTTGGGCATATCGCATTTCCACCATCCACTGGCAAGAACACTACCGCCATAAGTAGTTTTCTACAGATAAGTTTTCTGATGGTTTTCGCCAACAAGCAAAAAGTGGAGAAAAATCTCTCCTCACTTTTCAACAGGCTTGTCTTTATCTGCCCATATTATGTAATATCTGCCATTATTTATCAACAGGGTGAATCATAATAGGCAATTCCTCCACATCATCTATGTTCACCGGAATCGGAGGAAGCTATTTTATCACCAATCTCCTCTGCGCCTGATCATCTTTGGGTCTTACCCAGTAATGGTACCAGTGCGCCTGACGGGTGGTACGGCCGCGGGCCGGCGTGCGTCCGAGCAGAGTTTTCTCCGGTTTTGCTGCTACCCCTTGCACCTCGGTATGCTTCCGCATAGCCGCGCCGACCCGAACGCCACCGCCCCAGACCCGGACATCGTCTGCGGCGGTGTCTTTCTTCTTTTGCATTTTTATCCATAGCACCAGTCCTGCCAGAAAGTAAGTTCTTTCCCGCGGTCACACCTCATGTCTTCGATGATCTTCCAGGCTTTGGGGAAAGTCTGGCTGTATTTGCATACGAGCTCCATTGGAAACATCGGCGGTTACTCCTTTTCTGGTTTATGAAATCACAGCCAGCATGCCTTGCGCGGCTCATAGCTGGCGTTGACCGCTTCTTCCGTCTCACGCTGAAAAAGGATTTCTTTAATCCTGCACATAGAAGTCCTTCTTTCTAACATATCTCCTCCACAGGTATTTTCACTACGCTCCGGTGCAAATAAATTCCCCTCAATTAATTCCTTCGCCATAAATTCCCAATATCCTTCACGGAGCGCCTAAAGGCGATTAAAAGCGCATATATCCCCCAAAAGGTTGGGCGCAGGAGCAAAAACCTGCACACCCGCAAAGAGGCGCCTAAAGGGGCAAAAATTGAGAGTACTCACCGGAGGGGCCACCACCCTATTTGCAACAAATCCGGCCCGTTTTGAACCCACCCGGGTTTAGCGGGCGTCCAACCCATGACGTTAAACTGGGCGGTAATACACCGGGGCAGTTCCGGTGGGCTTAGCAAGCCGACACTGCTACGCCGAGCCGCGCCGTCTGTAGTAGAGCTAACAGGGTGAATACATGAGCCCTGTGGTGCTAGGAAGCTGCAGGCGGTCACCCGATGAGGGGAGCGCTTCCGTTGCCATGTGACCAGGCATGGGATGGGAGGTAGTAGCGACGACGGCGCGAGATGAGGGAGCTGAGATGCTGAGGTAAGGGAAGGAGGTGTTAAGCATGCTTGAGAAGGTGAAGGCTTTCTTTCGCGGGCTGCTGGCCCGCGTGCGTGCCTTCTTTGCCGGGCTGCAGGCCTCGGAGCCTGCCAAAACGGTCGTTAAGACTGCCGCTGTGGCGGCTGGCGTGGTGGCGGGTGTTGTCGTCTTCCGCCTGGCTGCGCCCGTCATCCTGCTGCTAGGGTACAGTGCTGCTGTCCTGGTACTTGCCCTGGTACTGGGTGCGGCCATGGCATTCTGCCTCTTCGGTGGCGGCTACGCCGCCCTGAAGCTGGTAGAGCGCCTGTAGAGTGTTCCCGGTTCTGAGGGGTCTCCGGGTTACCAAAAGCCCCTCTCCAGTATTCCACAGTGGAGGAGGTGATAGTGATGGCCGAGATCCTGGTGTATCTGACGCCAGAACAGGCAAAGGTCCTGGCTGAGCTGCTGCGCGAAGTGGAGCTTGCCAGGGCCTTTGCGCACCTCACCGGCATACCGGTGGAGCGCCTGCTTGATGAGTAGTATACTATTGTCTTACGTCCCGGGCAAGACGTTAAACCGCCCGTCTTTCATGCATATGCCCGATGAAGCTGACCCGTGCCATCCCGGCTACAGAGGGACAAACGGGAGGTGATGGGTAGCGGCTGTGGCTATAGTTGAGAAGATCTTTGCCGTTGGACGTGTGTTATAATATTGACAGGAGGTGTTTTAGCATGACTCATGAGGCTCTTGTGGAACAGTTGTTAAAGCTCCCGTCTGCTGAGATAAAGCAGGTCTTGGATATGCTGGCCAAGCAGCTTGAGGCCAGAAACGACCTTGAGTTGGCCCGGGAAGTCATTGAACGGTACCGGCCGGCTCTGGAGGAATTGGCTAAATGAAATGGATATCACCCGATGTCGTAGCGTGTATTCATGAGGAAGTAATTGCGGCAACAGGCAGAAGTCCAGGCATTCGCGATCGGGGGCTGCTCTGTAGTGCTGTTTTCAACCCGCTGGCCACTTTTGGTGGAGAAGATCTTTATCCAGACCTTCTTGCCAAAGTGGCCGCTCTTTTGTATGGCCTGGCCAGGGGACACCCTTTTGTCGACGGGAACAAACGCACAGCCTTTGTGGTGACGGTTGTGGTGTTGAGGAAAAATGGACTGGATTTTGTTGCTTCCAACGATGCTGTGGTTACGTTTAACCCCCCGTAGAGCCTGGAGCATGTTTTCTCGCTCCAGCATCTTCTCCAACAGTCCGATTCCTTCGCTCGGGGTTGTTCCTTCGGTTCGCGCCGACTCAAAACTCGGCCCTTGACCTGTGGCCCCCTGTGTATTCACCACTTCCTGCCCCAGGAAGGCTTCTTGCGAAGTATTCTGCTGTCTACGCTTTGAGTTCGAGCTTGCCAAATTCCATCCCTCACTTAACGTTCGGGCCTTCGCTTCCGTTAGCTACCAGAAGTTTACTATGCCCTCTGCTGACTTCTGTCACCCCAGCCACGCCTTCCGACGCGGGTGGGGAATTAAAAAAAACAACCCCGATTTTGTACCGAAAATTCGTACCGAAATTCGTACCGAACCTGATCGGAGTGTGCGGAGAACTGTTGATTTTACTGGGGTCTTAGGGAGCCTGTTCTGCTTCTTCCTGATTGTTCCAAATCCCTGAACCCCTTGATTTTCCTGGGTTTAAATTTAATTAAATGGTGGACGTGACGGGACTCGAACCCGTGACCTTCTGAATGCGAACCAGACGCTCTCCCAGCTGAGCTACACGCCCATGTATGTCCAAGTAATATAATAAGCTTGACCGCCCATTTCTGTCAAGCTCGGATTACAACCACTTTTGGTAATCTACAACAAGACAGCCCGGTTATATGCCAGGCTGTTTGAATGCTCTATCATAACCTGATGAACATTTGATAATATTTAGTGATCATTTAGCTGCTTGTTTTTGAAGAAAACTGGCGGCCGCTTTTGCTGAGGTAATCTCAGCCTGGGTTATGGGGTTATCCGATATCAGAATGATCGCTCCAATTGGCTGATTGTCATGGTAGACGGTAGAAATTACATAGTGTGAACCAGGGATTTCCGTGTCGGCCAAAATTTCCTGCCCATTAATTGCTCCGCTTCCAGTTCCCTCTCCTTCCATCACTTGTTTAACCAGGGTACCGATTGTTTTACCGACGTATTTTCTTTTGGATATCCCAGCTACAGCAATAACACTGTCAGAATTAGCGATCAGGGCCACGCAGTTTAACCCCTGGTGCAGACTTTCGGCATATTCTTCAGCGTGGTTTTCAAAGTTTGATTCAGCCATGTTGTACTTCCGAAAAATAACTTCACCTTCACGGTCAGTGAAGATCTCGAGAGGGTCTCCTTCGTGAATCCTAAGGGTACGGCGAATTTCTTTGGGTATCACAATTCGGCCTAGATCGTCAATACGCCTTACGACTCCTGTTGGTTTCATTTTTTTCCCTCCTGAAGAATTACTTTTGTATCCATTTGTATCTATTAGTATGCTTCAGAAAGGAAGTTTCATGCTTTTTCAAAAATAATTTTCCACTGGACAGGGCTGATTTCTCGTTTTTCCAATGTTTTTGGGATTAGTCTTCACCTTCTCCCTTAATGACCGCTAGCGGTTCGAGGCGTGCGACTTTTTTGGTTAAACTGATCTCGGCAAGGGTATCCACCACGTGATCAATGTTCTTGTAAGCTGCCGGGGCTTCGTCAAGCAGTTCTTGATATTGGCGAACATTGAGCAGTATTTCTCCCATGCTGCGCGCAAAATCCTCGCAGCTGATTTCCTTTCTTGCTGCGGTCCGGGACAATATGCGACCGGCTCCGTGATTGACTGAATTAAAGGTTTCAGCGGTGAGTGGGGTACCGACCAGGACATATGAAGATGTCCCCATACTGCCTGGCACAATGGCCGGGTGACCGGTGGCCAGATAGCGTCGAGGATTCTGCTGATGGCCGGCCGGCAGAGCCCGGGTGGCGCCTTTACGGTGGATTAAAAGCCGCTGGCCATGGTGTTCTTCAAACTTGGCGATATTATGGGCGACATCGTATACAATTTGTAACCCCAGGGACTCAGCCGAATCTGCAAAAACATGAGCAAAGGCTTCCCGAATGTCGTGGGTGATTAGTTGTCGATTGGCAAAAGCAAAGTTCACGGCGCAGGCCATTGCCTTCAGGTATGTTTGCCCTTCGGGGGAATTTATCGGTACACTGGCCAGTCCCCGGTTAGGCAGGTTAATCCCGTAGCGGGCGGCCGCATTTAACATTTTTTTACTGTAGTCTGTACAGATCTGGTGACCAAATCCCCGGCTGCCGGTATGGATCAGGACGGTCAGAGCACCTTTTTTCAAACCGAAATTGGCGGCCAGTTCCGGATCGAAAATTTGTGCGACCTGACCGATCTCAATGAAGTGATTGCCCCCACCGATCGTGGCCAATTGATTGGCCCGACTGATGGCCTCCAGGCTGACCGCCTTGAGGTCCGCCCCTGGCATTTCACCAGCCTCTTCAATGCAATCCTGATCTGTCGGCCAACCGTAGCCGAGCTGGAGCAAAGGCTTGACCCCCTGGTGTAGAATGGCTTCTATTTCCGTTTTTCCCAGTTCCCTGTGCCGAGACCTTTTCCCGATCCCAGTGGGGATTCGTTCTTCAATTGCTTCCATCAAGGCGCGCAGTGTTTTTTTGTTTATTGCTGTACATGGAATATCAGTTCGAATCAACCTAACGCCACAGTTGATGTCCATACCGACAGCGCCTGCGGAAACAATCCCGCTTTCTGCATGAGTGGCCATCACTCCACCAATGGGTAGTCCGAAACCAGTATGAATATCCGGCATCCCGATTACCCGCTGGACTACTCCTGGCAGGGTAGCAGCAGCACATAACTGCTGCAAGGCCTCCGATTCGCTGAATTGTTCATAAAGAACATCATTCAGGTAGACCACAGCATCAACATGCATTTCAGGCGTACGCGACAGCAAATATCGGTTATGTCCAACCTTCATTAGTTGTGGCATCATTCCACCCCCGGTGATTTACTCTCCCAGAATTCTTATTTCTGGAACAAGTTGAACCTTAAATCGTTCCGCGACCGCGGATTGAATATGCTGGATCAAGGTGAGGACGTCATCAGCCGTCGCCTGGCCAAGATTAACAATAAAGCCAGCGTGTAGTTCCGAAACCTGGGCATCTCCGACCCGATAGCCCTTTAAACCCAGTGACTCAATCATTGGGCCGACGAAGTAACCTTTTGGTTTTTTGAAAACACTGCCGGCGCTGGGCAAAGATATGGGTTGTTTAGCCTCGCGGCGTCTGGTATATTCAGCCATCTTTGCCTTAATTTCTTTTACATTGCCAGGATGCAGCGCCAGCCGGGCAGAGAGCACAACCCAGTTGCTATCCAAGAGAACGCTTTTCCGGTAACCGTATTGCAGCTCGGCTTTCGTCAGAGTTATCAGCTGCCTACCATCAGGACTGATTACTTTGACTGAGACTACCACGTCACTCATTTCCCCGTCGTAGGCACCAGCATTCATGACCACAGCACCGCCCAGGGAACCGGGGATCCCAACCGCAAACTCCAGGCCCGACAGACCACGGCTAGCAGCCAGATGGGATAAATCCGTCAGAGCCACACCAGCACCGGCCTCCACCTGACTATCTGTGAACTCGACTTGACTAAAGTGTTGACCAATCACGATCACAGCCCCGCGAATCCCCCGGTCCCGGACCAACAAATTGGTCCCTTTGCCAATGATGTAATAAGGGATCTGCCGGTCGGCGCAAAACGCCAGGACTCTGGACAATTCTTCCACAGATTGTGGGGTGATCAGCGCGTCGGCCGGCCCGCCGATTTTAAAGGAGGTATGTAAACACATTGGTTCATCAAATTTGACGCGGTCAGGTGGAATAAGCATTACCAGCTTTTGAAGTTCCTCGCGAGCACTGGGCATGGTGGTCATCCTTTCAGTGAATTTCTTGTTCGAATAAATTATACCCTTTCTTATTATGTTTAGTCGCTAGCAACGAGGTTAGTACTGGAATTAAAGGATGATCTGTATATCATTAATTTGGAAAATTCATAAATAAATAAAAAAATACTAGCTAGTCCTAAATTTATGCTATAATATTAGGCAGAAAACAACTGACTTTATTGTACCACTTTAATTTATGTTTCACAACGAAGGTAGGTTTTGCGGTTTATAGAACTTAACAGTAGTGCAAAACTACTGTTTTTTTTCACAACTTAAATACCAATTATCCTACGAAAGAGGGTGGAGCCAGTTATATGAATCGTCAAGCGTTATCTCAGGAACTGATCAAATTACTTGGTGCAGAAAAAGTTATCGCTGATGAACTCGACTTGATGTATTATTCCTACGACAGCTCTTTTCTAGCCAAGCAGCACCGGTTTATTCCAGATATTGTCGTTACACCAAGGTCCACGGAAGACGTTGTCAAGGTCATGAAGTATGCCTATGAGCATGGTATTCCTGTTACTCCCCGTGGTGCCGGCACTGGTGAGACCTGTGGCGCAGTAGCAATTAATGGCGGGATTGTTCTGGATATGTCCACGTGGGATGTCATCGACGAGGTCGATGTCCCGAATATGCAGGTCTTTGTCAGACCCGGTGTGGTCCACGCCAACTTGAATGAGCATCTGGCTCAATACGGCCTCTTCTTCCCCCCGGATCCTGGCAGTACCCGGATGTGCACCATTGGCGGGATGGTTGCTAATAACGCAAGTGGGCTCCGTGCAGTCAAGTACGGCTGCACCGAGCAGTATGTCCTGGGGCTGGAAGTGGTCTTGCCTAACGGAGAGGTCATCATCACCGGCGGAATGAAGTCGCGGGCAGTGAAAAGCGTATCCGGGATGAATCTAACCAAACTTTTTGTCGGTTCAGAAGGCGTCCTCGGGGTGATCACGCGGATTCGCCTGCGGGTTTGGCCCAAGCCTAAAGCCCGGGGAATCGTCATGGCAGTTTTCCCAGTACTGGAAGATGCACCGAAGGCTGTGCTCGAGGTTTATCAAGCTGGTATTTTGCCTTCCGGCATTGAAATTCTTGACGATTCAGCAATCAAGGCGATCAACATGTATCGGCCAGACATCAACCTGCCGGCGGCCGAAGCCATTCTACTCTTTGAAGTAGACGGTAATCCAGCCAGTGTGGATTGGGAAGGACAAACCATCAAAGAAATTGTTAACCGCCGCGCTTCCCAGGTCGAGTGGGCAACCGATCCGAAACGAATGGCCGATCTCTGGGAGGGCCGCAGTGTGGTTGCTTCTGCCGCGGCCAGGGTGCGGCCCGATGGCAGCCGCGTTTTTGCTGGCGAAGATATTAGTGTCCCTCTTTCCCGGGTAACTGAAGTCCTGCGGGGTATTCGTGGTCTGGGCGAACAGTTTGGCATCAAGGTTGTCAACTATGGTCATATCGGTGACGGTAATGTACACACCGCGCCGGTCATTGACCCGGAAATACCGGCGGAGGTCGAACAGGCCAATAAACTGGTTGATGCCATTCACCGTCTGGCAATTGAGCTGGGTGGTAGTACGACTGGTGAACACGGAGTCGGCGCTGTTCGGGCTCAGTATGCGGTGGCCGAACACGGGGACGCCGTCAAGGTGATGCAGGCCATTAAAAACGCTATTGACCCGAAAGGAATTATGAACCCGGGCAAATTGTTCCGGCTGGAGGGGGAAAATTAAGTGCTAAACCAGGTACCGGTGGTTAGGGAACAAATTAAAAAATGTGTCCGCTGCGGCCAGTGCCGGTCTGTTTGCCCCATCTTTGCTGAGTTCAAGACAGAAAACATGTCGCCGCGCGGTCAGGTTTTTTTAGTGCAGATGCTGCGGGATGGCGAGATCCAACCTTCCGATAAGGTGGCGGCCAAGTTGAGCGACTGTTTGCTGTGCGAGACTTGCTCCAGCAGTTGTCCTTCTGGTATCCAGGTCCACGAGATGATCCAGGCAGCGCGGACATATGTGGCGAGTCAGCGTCCTTCGTTTACCCGTAA comes from the Bacillota bacterium genome and includes:
- a CDS encoding FAD-binding oxidoreductase — its product is MNRQALSQELIKLLGAEKVIADELDLMYYSYDSSFLAKQHRFIPDIVVTPRSTEDVVKVMKYAYEHGIPVTPRGAGTGETCGAVAINGGIVLDMSTWDVIDEVDVPNMQVFVRPGVVHANLNEHLAQYGLFFPPDPGSTRMCTIGGMVANNASGLRAVKYGCTEQYVLGLEVVLPNGEVIITGGMKSRAVKSVSGMNLTKLFVGSEGVLGVITRIRLRVWPKPKARGIVMAVFPVLEDAPKAVLEVYQAGILPSGIEILDDSAIKAINMYRPDINLPAAEAILLFEVDGNPASVDWEGQTIKEIVNRRASQVEWATDPKRMADLWEGRSVVASAAARVRPDGSRVFAGEDISVPLSRVTEVLRGIRGLGEQFGIKVVNYGHIGDGNVHTAPVIDPEIPAEVEQANKLVDAIHRLAIELGGSTTGEHGVGAVRAQYAVAEHGDAVKVMQAIKNAIDPKGIMNPGKLFRLEGEN